One genomic window of Thermococcus indicus includes the following:
- a CDS encoding oligosaccharide flippase family protein produces the protein MSEASQALQKIARGTGIVFAGTVISMFFGFLSRAVIARYFTTSEYGVFNLALTVLSIALVIATLGFQNALPREVAFYREREPSRVGDLVSTALVIVAVSTMKSDVHRNMMGT, from the coding sequence ATGAGCGAGGCAAGCCAGGCTTTACAGAAGATTGCCAGAGGGACGGGAATAGTTTTTGCCGGGACGGTTATTTCGATGTTCTTCGGGTTCCTGAGCAGGGCGGTTATAGCGAGGTATTTTACGACTTCAGAGTACGGGGTGTTTAATTTAGCTTTGACCGTTCTGAGCATCGCCCTCGTTATAGCCACGCTTGGCTTCCAGAACGCTCTACCCAGGGAGGTTGCCTTCTACAGGGAGAGGGAACCTTCAAGAGTCGGGGATTTGGTTTCAACGGCTCTGGTGATTGTTGCGGTGAGCACTATGAAGAGTGATGTTCACAGAAACATGATGGGCACTTAA